From one Bacillus sp. FJAT-42376 genomic stretch:
- a CDS encoding ABC transporter permease subunit translates to MAAKAKRAFAKQRYLYLLLLPGLLYFLIYKYIPMLGLVLAFKDYNPFQGIVDSPWVGFAHFQKIFSNSDVIQVIWNTLSLSFLQIVFAFPVPIILAIMLNEVRSKAFKRVVQSIIYLPHFLSWVVVVGITVIFLRSEGLINSMLTAGGLDSIPFLTNPAFFQPLIVLQVIWKEAGWGTIIFLAALSGINPQLYEAAIMDGAGRLKQIWYITLPALKSTILILLILRLGNVLDSGFEQIFLMLNPFNMDVGNVLDTFVYFKGIQQADYGFATAVGLFKGAVGLILVVTANRLAKRFGQEGLY, encoded by the coding sequence ATGGCAGCAAAAGCAAAGCGGGCATTTGCAAAACAGCGATATTTGTATTTGCTGCTGCTTCCGGGATTGCTTTATTTCCTAATCTATAAATACATCCCCATGCTCGGCCTTGTTCTTGCCTTTAAGGATTACAATCCGTTTCAGGGGATTGTGGACAGTCCGTGGGTCGGCTTCGCTCATTTTCAAAAGATTTTTTCAAACAGTGACGTCATTCAAGTGATCTGGAATACGCTCAGTCTTTCATTCCTGCAGATTGTTTTTGCTTTCCCTGTTCCAATCATTCTCGCCATTATGCTGAACGAGGTGAGAAGCAAGGCGTTTAAACGGGTCGTGCAGTCTATTATCTATCTTCCCCATTTTTTATCGTGGGTGGTCGTGGTCGGGATTACGGTTATTTTCCTGCGCAGCGAAGGCCTGATCAACAGTATGCTGACAGCCGGCGGTCTGGATTCGATCCCGTTTCTGACAAACCCTGCCTTTTTCCAGCCGCTGATTGTTCTTCAGGTCATATGGAAAGAAGCAGGGTGGGGGACGATCATTTTTCTGGCTGCCTTATCCGGAATTAATCCGCAGCTGTATGAAGCCGCCATTATGGATGGAGCCGGCCGCCTGAAGCAAATATGGTACATCACGCTTCCGGCTCTGAAAAGCACCATCTTGATTTTGCTGATTTTAAGACTCGGCAACGTTTTAGACAGCGGGTTTGAGCAGATTTTCCTGATGCTGAATCCATTCAATATGGATGTCGGGAATGTATTGGATACCTTCGTGTACTTTAAAGGCATTCAGCAGGCAGACTATGGATTTGCAACAGCGGTCGGACTCTTTAAAGGAGCAGTCGGACTGATTCTTGTAGTCACAGCTAACCGGCTTGCCAAGCGATTCGGACAGGAAGGTCTTTACTAA
- a CDS encoding heparinase II/III family protein: MKGLDLLQVFTDYRPVDFQDLYGFPIRETKRRVFIHQNLKTYYSQLTDAAQDQPVPSAAFRQWKEFFETGNRTGFEKRYFHRRLMLGTAYIMAVMEGKEEHVKALEDIVWEICSEWSWCVPAHMKEPVRLAKEQLCPEIDLFSAETAHSLSEILLILGDKLDALVAERIKSEIDRRIISPMCDPACAYNWEKRTDNWSGVCGSCIGMTVLMIGSDKEKQIILPRIARSLDYFLKGYGDDGYCLEGLAYWEYGFGYFIYFAQMLRASAGVDLFQERKISNIGAYSDAVLIQPNHAFTYSDSSKMKIHPGIQTFLNREFPDRSGSPPSKPELQDDPCFRFGHMTRNLWWHHPDSEWTKHAERITTYYPSAMTVIHHSGEFAFYAKGGKNGEPHNHNDLGSFMVHAFGENLFVDLGAGVYTAGYFGRERYEHLQPSSKSHSVPAIQGKEQKPGSESAAVLIKQETGRKSAFLSMDLTKAYDVEDLRFFSRSFLWKIGKYGADLSIEDTFQTKGMIHVTERWMASVQPEWDGRSAVWETKRGIAIGTPDQQPERIRVETISYQEHDGSEKTCWMFYAVYRVNKVERLTWHFDFRLKG, encoded by the coding sequence GTGAAAGGATTAGATCTGCTGCAAGTGTTTACCGATTACAGGCCTGTTGATTTTCAGGATCTCTATGGATTTCCTATTCGCGAAACAAAAAGAAGAGTGTTTATCCATCAGAACCTTAAAACCTACTATTCTCAATTAACTGATGCTGCTCAGGATCAGCCGGTTCCGTCTGCGGCATTTAGACAGTGGAAAGAATTTTTCGAAACGGGAAATAGAACCGGTTTTGAGAAACGATATTTTCATAGACGGCTCATGCTTGGGACTGCTTATATCATGGCTGTTATGGAGGGGAAGGAGGAGCATGTAAAAGCACTTGAGGATATCGTTTGGGAGATTTGCAGTGAATGGTCGTGGTGTGTGCCTGCGCATATGAAAGAGCCGGTAAGACTCGCTAAAGAGCAGCTGTGTCCAGAGATTGACTTATTTTCTGCGGAAACCGCCCATTCTCTTTCTGAAATCCTTCTGATCCTTGGAGATAAGCTGGATGCGCTGGTGGCAGAAAGGATAAAAAGTGAAATAGACAGGCGGATTATCTCGCCGATGTGTGATCCTGCGTGTGCATACAATTGGGAGAAGAGGACGGATAATTGGTCCGGGGTGTGCGGTTCGTGTATAGGTATGACGGTTTTAATGATCGGCTCAGACAAGGAAAAACAAATCATTCTGCCAAGGATTGCCCGGTCACTCGATTATTTTTTGAAAGGCTACGGTGATGATGGATACTGCCTCGAAGGCTTAGCTTACTGGGAGTACGGTTTTGGCTATTTCATCTACTTTGCCCAGATGCTGAGAGCCTCTGCAGGGGTGGATTTGTTTCAGGAACGGAAAATCTCCAACATCGGCGCCTATTCTGATGCAGTGCTCATACAGCCAAACCATGCCTTCACGTATTCGGATTCCTCTAAGATGAAAATCCATCCAGGTATACAGACCTTCCTGAACCGGGAATTTCCTGATCGTTCAGGTTCGCCTCCATCGAAGCCTGAGTTGCAGGACGACCCGTGCTTCCGGTTCGGTCATATGACACGGAATCTATGGTGGCATCATCCTGATTCGGAATGGACTAAACATGCAGAGAGAATAACGACCTATTATCCATCCGCTATGACCGTGATCCATCATTCGGGAGAGTTTGCTTTTTATGCTAAAGGCGGAAAGAACGGGGAACCTCATAATCACAATGATCTCGGCTCATTTATGGTGCATGCATTCGGAGAGAATCTATTTGTGGATTTAGGTGCGGGAGTTTATACAGCAGGCTATTTTGGCAGGGAACGATACGAACACCTCCAACCCTCTTCCAAAAGCCACTCGGTTCCTGCTATTCAGGGGAAAGAACAAAAGCCAGGGAGCGAATCCGCAGCTGTTCTGATCAAGCAAGAAACCGGCCGTAAAAGCGCCTTTCTTTCAATGGATCTAACGAAAGCCTACGATGTGGAAGATCTGAGGTTTTTTAGCAGAAGCTTCCTGTGGAAGATCGGAAAATACGGTGCCGACCTGTCGATTGAAGATACATTCCAGACAAAAGGCATGATTCACGTCACGGAAAGGTGGATGGCTTCTGTTCAGCCCGAATGGGACGGCAGGTCAGCTGTTTGGGAAACAAAACGGGGTATCGCTATAGGGACACCGGATCAGCAGCCTGAAAGGATAAGAGTCGAAACCATTTCTTATCAGGAACATGATGGATCCGAAAAAACCTGCTGGATGTTCTATGCTGTTTACCGGGTGAATAAGGTTGAAAGGCTTACTTGGCATTTTGATTTCCGGCTGAAAGGATGA
- a CDS encoding extracellular solute-binding protein, translating to MKRAKGFSLLMAGILLAGGCTSNDPASKSEEKDPNKKYTVTAIDYRFGDPPPKDGEGLKMINEKFNVDYQVQFVPQADYQEKLSAVVASGDVPDMVGFEAVDTRYGKWAGQGAFLPLDSYIDKYETLKNVPDHIWESMKVNGKIYGIPTYYPEADLTPMIRKDWLDKLGLDMPKNYDELKKVALAFTKNDPDGNGKNDTYGFAMGEKINPDFDMGAYWNAESWLHKDKDGSYIPGIISDARKEMIQMFADLYKEKAITQDYAVLTWPDTNKEFFSGKAGIFVGAPRGMSEAYFQGLLELQPNAEFAPLYPFADPDGNTGYTATSGYGGITALSADLAKDPGKIEKILDMMEFGRTFYPREERTPDNKNFDWWWGHEGSGYSMQDGAAVLDPNFATEGKTPSTYYVDNAMWPPNEEVNEFYKDYKVEKVSNLAKELEEMHKSTKHYMNPVNGLVSETAQQKKEEFDQFLFDEQAKMIAGQRPISDWDKMVDEFLNMGGQKMIEEYNKQIKDKDYWK from the coding sequence ATGAAGAGAGCGAAAGGCTTCAGTCTTTTAATGGCAGGTATTCTGCTCGCAGGGGGATGTACATCCAATGATCCGGCATCAAAATCGGAAGAGAAAGATCCAAATAAGAAATATACAGTGACTGCGATTGATTATCGTTTTGGTGATCCGCCTCCAAAGGACGGAGAGGGACTGAAAATGATCAATGAAAAATTTAACGTAGATTATCAAGTGCAATTTGTTCCTCAGGCAGATTATCAGGAAAAGCTTTCGGCTGTTGTCGCATCAGGGGATGTTCCTGATATGGTTGGATTTGAAGCGGTGGACACGAGATATGGAAAGTGGGCCGGTCAAGGAGCCTTTTTACCGCTTGATTCCTACATTGATAAGTATGAAACGTTAAAAAATGTACCCGATCACATCTGGGAGTCGATGAAGGTAAACGGAAAAATCTATGGAATTCCGACCTATTATCCAGAGGCTGACCTGACTCCGATGATCCGCAAAGACTGGCTCGATAAGCTCGGCCTTGACATGCCGAAAAATTATGATGAACTAAAAAAAGTGGCCTTGGCTTTCACCAAAAATGATCCGGACGGAAATGGAAAAAATGATACGTACGGATTCGCAATGGGTGAAAAAATCAATCCCGATTTTGATATGGGGGCTTACTGGAATGCAGAGTCATGGCTCCATAAAGATAAAGACGGCAGCTATATTCCGGGAATCATCTCTGATGCGCGCAAAGAAATGATTCAGATGTTTGCTGACCTTTACAAAGAAAAAGCGATTACCCAGGATTATGCGGTCCTTACATGGCCGGATACCAATAAAGAATTTTTCTCCGGCAAAGCAGGGATATTTGTAGGAGCACCGAGAGGAATGTCTGAAGCCTATTTTCAGGGTCTGCTTGAGCTTCAGCCGAATGCTGAATTCGCCCCGCTGTATCCTTTTGCGGATCCGGACGGCAACACAGGCTATACGGCAACATCTGGCTATGGCGGCATTACAGCGCTCTCAGCCGATCTGGCAAAAGACCCGGGGAAAATCGAGAAAATCCTGGATATGATGGAGTTCGGCCGTACCTTCTATCCGCGTGAAGAGCGGACACCGGATAATAAAAATTTTGACTGGTGGTGGGGACATGAAGGATCCGGCTACAGCATGCAGGATGGAGCTGCGGTACTCGACCCCAACTTCGCAACAGAAGGGAAAACGCCATCTACTTATTATGTAGACAATGCCATGTGGCCGCCAAATGAAGAGGTAAATGAGTTTTATAAAGATTACAAAGTTGAAAAAGTATCCAATCTGGCAAAAGAGCTGGAAGAAATGCATAAAAGCACGAAGCATTATATGAATCCGGTAAACGGACTGGTTTCCGAGACGGCCCAGCAGAAAAAAGAAGAATTTGATCAGTTCCTTTTTGATGAACAGGCAAAAATGATTGCCGGCCAGCGTCCAATTTCCGATTGGGATAAGATGGTGGACGAATTTTTAAACATGGGCGGTCAAAAGATGATTGAAGAATACAACAAGCAGATTAAAGATAAGGATTACTGGAAGTAG
- a CDS encoding DUF624 domain-containing protein has translation MGGISGKLLELCDWGARLAWLNILWLMHTFAGGIFLGVFPATAAAHHTIRSMFKGEEQKIGSVFRSYYRKEWKNANKLGYVTFSIGAVLYIDYSFFRMFSSIYALLASYLCFIIFVLWLFGWVTVFSLYVNFEMKSLAGYLKNALYLLLGYPATFFLLTAGLILIGAVFFFIPGLLPFYAVSVPVCFIEWACGRRFHRLQASRAG, from the coding sequence ATGGGCGGCATAAGCGGAAAGCTGCTGGAACTGTGTGATTGGGGGGCCAGGCTCGCCTGGCTGAATATCCTTTGGCTGATGCATACATTCGCCGGCGGAATTTTCCTCGGTGTTTTTCCCGCAACAGCCGCAGCCCATCATACAATTCGTTCCATGTTTAAAGGCGAGGAGCAGAAAATCGGCAGCGTATTCCGTTCGTACTATCGGAAGGAATGGAAAAACGCAAATAAACTGGGTTACGTTACTTTTTCCATTGGAGCGGTTCTTTATATTGATTATAGTTTTTTCCGGATGTTCTCATCGATTTATGCACTTTTAGCCTCTTATTTATGTTTTATTATCTTCGTTCTATGGCTCTTTGGATGGGTTACTGTGTTCTCGCTGTATGTGAATTTCGAGATGAAGAGCTTAGCAGGATATTTGAAAAATGCGCTCTATCTTCTTCTTGGCTATCCGGCAACCTTTTTTCTGCTGACGGCCGGTTTGATCCTGATCGGAGCGGTTTTCTTCTTTATTCCGGGCCTTCTTCCATTCTATGCCGTATCAGTGCCGGTTTGTTTTATCGAGTGGGCGTGCGGAAGAAGATTTCACAGACTGCAGGCTTCAAGAGCGGGCTAG
- a CDS encoding carbohydrate ABC transporter permease: protein MHHRSLSDRILEGFNMLALVLIAIVMVFPFLYIFTVSFSSLSDFLNNDFLLWPKAWVTDAYEYILSSNNFVRSLGVTIFITVAGTIVNLFFTSTMAYALARPIAGQKFFIMFVLFTILFSAGMIPTYLVVKATGLLNSIWSLIIPVAISPFYLIVMRQFFMNIPEELHDAALIDGANEGQVFWKIVLPLSKPALAAFGLFYAVMHWNNYFTGILYLNDPSMWPIQVVLRQIVVINEPNSALGSTAAMLESPPPPETIQMAAILLATLPILLVYPFLQKHFAKGVMLGSVKG, encoded by the coding sequence ATGCATCACCGATCACTGTCTGACCGGATTCTGGAAGGGTTCAATATGCTGGCGCTTGTTCTGATCGCAATCGTCATGGTTTTCCCCTTTCTCTATATATTCACGGTATCCTTCTCCTCTTTATCGGATTTTCTGAACAATGACTTTTTGCTTTGGCCAAAGGCTTGGGTAACGGATGCGTATGAATACATTCTCAGTTCTAATAATTTTGTACGATCGCTTGGAGTCACCATTTTCATTACGGTAGCAGGAACGATCGTTAACTTGTTTTTCACTTCTACGATGGCTTATGCCTTAGCGAGGCCCATTGCAGGTCAGAAATTTTTTATCATGTTTGTTCTATTTACCATTCTTTTCAGTGCCGGAATGATTCCGACCTATCTAGTGGTTAAAGCGACGGGACTGCTGAATTCGATTTGGTCGTTAATTATCCCGGTGGCCATCAGTCCATTCTATTTAATCGTGATGAGACAGTTTTTTATGAATATACCGGAAGAGCTTCATGATGCTGCATTGATTGACGGAGCCAATGAAGGACAGGTGTTCTGGAAAATTGTCCTGCCCCTCTCGAAGCCTGCCCTGGCCGCTTTTGGACTGTTTTATGCGGTTATGCACTGGAACAACTACTTTACCGGAATCCTCTACTTAAATGATCCGTCCATGTGGCCGATCCAAGTTGTTCTGAGGCAGATTGTCGTCATCAATGAACCGAATTCAGCACTGGGAAGTACGGCAGCGATGCTTGAAAGCCCGCCGCCTCCTGAAACCATTCAGATGGCAGCCATCTTGCTTGCCACACTGCCGATCTTGCTTGTGTATCCATTTCTGCAAAAGCATTTTGCTAAAGGGGTGATGCTTGGATCTGTTAAAGGATGA